The nucleotide window TTTAGGATTATTACTTTTTGGAATAGGTTGTCTACTTTTTGTTCCGGCAGCTAATTCATTACAATATATTTTCTTCCTGGGAGCTTTGTTTGTAATTGCTTGCGGACTTACCTTTTTGGAAACAGCCGCCAATCCTTACGTTACAATATTAGGACCTTCAGAAACAGCAACCAAAAGATTAAACTTTTCACAATCCTTCAACGGATTGGCTGCTTATGTTGCTCCTGCTTATATCGGTCCAATGATTTTATCAGGGAAAAGCATAAGTAAAGAACAATTGGACGCCATGAATCCTACAGAAATGCATGCCCATATTCTGGAAGAAGCTGCCAGTGTAAAAATGCCTTATTTGATTTTGGGGCTAATAATTTTGGCTGTTGCAGTGATATTTTATTTCACTAATATGCCTGATGTAAAAGACGAAGATCATGAAGATGCAGAAGGAAATGCTGGTGGAAGTTTTGCTGGTGCTTTAAAATCTATGCGATTAAGATGGGGAATTTTGGCACAATTCTTTTATGTGGGAGCACAAGTTTGTGTGGCTAGTTTTTTTATAAAAATGGCTACTACTTCAGCTGGTCTTGATGAAGATACTGCTGCCAAATTCTTAGGTGCTTTTGGTTTGACATTCATGTTGGGAAGATTTGCAGGAACCTTCTTCATGCAATACATTCAACCACGAAAATTATTGATTATATACGCAATAATCAGCATTTTATTATCAATTTTAGCAATCGTAGGAACGGGAATGGTTGTGGTTTACACGCTTATTGCAATAGCCTTTTTCATGAGTATTATGTTCCCTACAATTTTCTCGATGGGAATAGACGGACTTGGTCACAATACCAAAATTGGTTCATCATTAATTGTAATGTCAATTGTAGGAGGTGCATTGTTGCCACCGGTTTTAGGATTAATTTCTGATGCCACTGGAAACATTCAAAATGGTTATGTTGTACCATTGGTTTGCTTTTCGGTTATACTGTTATTTGCTTTCAATGGGCATAAAACCAATCAAGCAGAAATCCCTTTAAATATTTAAAAAATAAAATCATGTTTTCATTAAAAAATAAAAAAGCTGTAATTACTGGAGGTGGTAGCGGAATAGGAAAAGCTATTTCTCTTTTATTCGCCAAGCAAGGAGCCGAAGTACATATTGTTGAACTAACGCAGGAAAGCGCACAATCTGCTGTGGATGAAATAAATGCTTTGGGCGGAAAAGTAGTGTCGCACGCCTGCAATGTATCCAATCAGCAAGAAGTAACCGCTACATTCGAGAAGATTGGTGCCTTTAATATTTTGGTTAATAATGCCGGTATTGCACACGTGGGCAAAGTAGACACCACTCCCGAAGCTGATTTTGACCGTATTATGAGTGTAAATGTTAAAGGTGTTTACAATTGTCTGTTTGCTGCAGTGCCACAACTTAGAAATGCTGGTAGTGGAGTTATCCTAAACATGGCTTCGATAGCTTCATGGGTAGGAATTCCAGACCGTTTTGCTTATTCTACTGCGAAAGGTGCCGTAATGTCTATGACATTGTCTGTAGCCAAGGACTATATAAACGAAAACATTCGTTGCAATTCTATTTCTCCAGCAAGGGTACACACTCCTTTCGTAGACGGTTTTATTTCAAAAAACTATCCTGACAATCAAGCAGAAATGTTTGAAAAACTTTCAAAATCTCAACCTATCGGACGTATGGCTAAACCTGAAGAAGTAGCAGCTTTGGCATTATTCCTGTGCAGTGATGAAGCCGGATTTATTACCGGTTGTGATTATCCAATTGATGGTGGATTTATAAAATTAAACAACTAGAAAATATTTTTAATTGGAGTTCAAACAATAAAAATACCATTTACGAGTTAGATATTAAACTCAAACAGTCTTTTGGGATTGTTTGAGTTTTTTTTTATGATTTCCCCTTATCTATTTAATTTCTCATAAGATATAAAAATACACTACCTACTTCTTATTTAATTAATTATATTTGCGCCGTTTAAAAATGAGACTTATCCCCGAAAAAAAATAACCGTTTAAAACAAAATACTATTCATATTTTAAGTCCTATCTATCCGAAAATCTTCTAACTGTATTAAATCTAAAAATGAACCCTCTCAAAACTATTTTATACACCATTTTAATTTCATTGTCCTGCAGCAGCGTTTTTGCACAATATACAGAGCCGACAATAAATTATCAAAGTTTACATCAACCCTCTTTTTCAGAAAACACACTTGCCTATTCTGATACTCCAGAAAGCAGCAATCCTTATAACTTGCTTTCGTTAAC belongs to Flavobacterium gilvum and includes:
- the fucP gene encoding L-fucose:H+ symporter permease yields the protein MAIAPQSVKQNSNGSNDNKKWLFPFILVTSLFFFWGFVHNLDPILIPHLRKAFNLSDLQSSLIDSSVFIAYFVMALPAGYIMRKYGYKSGIILGLLLFGIGCLLFVPAANSLQYIFFLGALFVIACGLTFLETAANPYVTILGPSETATKRLNFSQSFNGLAAYVAPAYIGPMILSGKSISKEQLDAMNPTEMHAHILEEAASVKMPYLILGLIILAVAVIFYFTNMPDVKDEDHEDAEGNAGGSFAGALKSMRLRWGILAQFFYVGAQVCVASFFIKMATTSAGLDEDTAAKFLGAFGLTFMLGRFAGTFFMQYIQPRKLLIIYAIISILLSILAIVGTGMVVVYTLIAIAFFMSIMFPTIFSMGIDGLGHNTKIGSSLIVMSIVGGALLPPVLGLISDATGNIQNGYVVPLVCFSVILLFAFNGHKTNQAEIPLNI
- a CDS encoding SDR family NAD(P)-dependent oxidoreductase, which gives rise to MFSLKNKKAVITGGGSGIGKAISLLFAKQGAEVHIVELTQESAQSAVDEINALGGKVVSHACNVSNQQEVTATFEKIGAFNILVNNAGIAHVGKVDTTPEADFDRIMSVNVKGVYNCLFAAVPQLRNAGSGVILNMASIASWVGIPDRFAYSTAKGAVMSMTLSVAKDYINENIRCNSISPARVHTPFVDGFISKNYPDNQAEMFEKLSKSQPIGRMAKPEEVAALALFLCSDEAGFITGCDYPIDGGFIKLNN